A region from the Stutzerimonas stutzeri genome encodes:
- a CDS encoding TRAP transporter substrate-binding protein, which produces MFKSCVAVLVAALCGLTAPANAAEGEPFVIKFAHVVADDTPKGKGALLFQKLVHERLAGKVKVEVYPNSTLVGDADEMQALLDGRVQMLAPSLSKFGKYTRKLQVFDLPFLFDDQDAVQRFQKREMSRELLRSMADSGIYGLAYWNNGLKQLSATRALRTPEDAAGLAFRIQPSAVLEAQFEAVGAKPVVLPFADVYKSLKDGVVQGAENPWSNIASQNMHTVQPFITESNHGVLNYMLVTSSKFWMSMPFAVRSELEGIVLEVTQAVNREAAALNQRDRDRILASGSSKLISLTPEQRQAWREKMMPVWQRYEADIGADVIRAALTVNRKH; this is translated from the coding sequence ATGTTCAAGTCTTGTGTTGCCGTGCTGGTCGCGGCGCTGTGTGGGTTGACTGCTCCGGCTAACGCGGCCGAAGGTGAGCCCTTCGTCATCAAGTTCGCCCACGTGGTGGCGGATGACACGCCCAAGGGCAAGGGGGCCTTGCTGTTCCAGAAGCTGGTCCATGAGCGCCTGGCCGGCAAGGTCAAGGTGGAGGTCTATCCGAACTCGACGCTGGTCGGCGATGCCGATGAAATGCAGGCACTGCTCGATGGTCGGGTGCAGATGCTGGCGCCGTCTCTATCCAAGTTCGGCAAGTACACGCGCAAACTTCAAGTCTTCGATCTGCCGTTCCTGTTCGACGACCAGGACGCCGTGCAGCGTTTCCAGAAGCGCGAGATGAGCCGTGAGCTGCTTCGCTCCATGGCCGATTCCGGCATCTATGGCCTGGCCTACTGGAACAACGGCCTCAAGCAGCTCTCGGCTACCCGGGCGCTGCGGACGCCCGAAGACGCCGCGGGGTTGGCCTTCCGCATCCAGCCGTCGGCGGTGCTCGAAGCGCAGTTCGAGGCGGTGGGAGCCAAGCCGGTGGTGTTGCCCTTCGCCGATGTGTACAAGTCGCTGAAAGACGGCGTGGTACAGGGCGCCGAGAACCCCTGGTCGAACATTGCTAGCCAGAACATGCATACGGTCCAGCCGTTCATCACCGAAAGCAATCACGGGGTGCTCAACTATATGCTGGTGACCAGCTCGAAGTTCTGGATGAGCATGCCCTTCGCGGTGCGCTCGGAGCTCGAAGGCATCGTGCTCGAAGTGACCCAGGCGGTGAACAGGGAAGCCGCGGCGCTCAACCAGCGCGACCGCGATCGTATCCTCGCCAGCGGCAGCAGCAAGCTGATCAGCCTGACGCCGGAACAGCGCCAGGCCTGGCGGGAAAAGATGATGCCGGTATGGCAACGCTACGAAGCCGATATCGGCGCCGACGTGATTCGCGCCGCGTTGACCGTCAACCGCAAGCACTGA
- a CDS encoding BCCT family transporter yields the protein MATNPGKNAASAVESIPAPTGAANLIDTDYVIGQDNITRKFFDVHGKVFIISALTIVLFVVVTLALRADVEPMFTALRDWLTSKLAWFFIGSANIFVLLCLGLIVSPLGRVRLGGREATPDYSYTGWFSMLFAAGMGIGLMFYGVAEPMSHFSTALGGTAVENGVRTDWAPLGAAAGDAKAAASLSMAATIFHWGLHPWAVYAIVALALALFSFNKGLPLSIRSIFYPLLGERVWGWPGHIVDILAVFATLFGLATSLGLGAQQAAAGLEFLFGMPNTDTSKVLLVIGITVIALMSVLAGLDKGVKRLSEFNMVLALLLLLFIIIAGPTLAIVTGFFSNLGSYLAYLPALSNPIGRADVNFSQGWTAFYWAWWISWSPFVGMFIARVSRGRTVREFLTAVLLVPSLVSVLWMTAFGGTALGQFVTDGFTGVQDAALELKLFAMLGQLPWTEISSFVGILLVVVFFVTSSDSGSLVIDTITAGGKVNAPVPQRAFWAILQGAVAISLLLGGGLVALQAMAVSTGLPFTVVLLVGCVAIVKGLMSEPR from the coding sequence GTGGCGACTAACCCTGGAAAGAACGCGGCCTCGGCCGTGGAGAGTATTCCCGCCCCGACCGGGGCGGCCAACCTGATCGATACCGATTACGTCATCGGTCAGGACAACATCACACGCAAGTTTTTCGATGTGCACGGCAAGGTGTTCATCATCTCTGCGCTGACCATCGTGCTCTTCGTGGTCGTTACGCTGGCTCTGCGCGCCGATGTCGAGCCGATGTTCACCGCGCTTCGCGACTGGCTGACCAGCAAGCTGGCCTGGTTCTTCATCGGCTCGGCGAATATTTTCGTCCTGCTGTGCCTGGGTTTGATCGTTTCGCCGCTGGGCCGGGTGCGCCTGGGTGGCAGGGAGGCGACCCCGGACTATTCCTATACGGGCTGGTTCTCCATGCTATTCGCCGCCGGCATGGGCATCGGTCTGATGTTCTACGGCGTGGCCGAGCCCATGTCACATTTCTCCACGGCGCTGGGGGGGACCGCGGTAGAAAATGGCGTGCGTACCGACTGGGCTCCGCTGGGCGCCGCTGCGGGTGATGCCAAGGCCGCCGCCAGCCTGAGCATGGCCGCCACGATCTTCCACTGGGGCCTGCATCCCTGGGCGGTCTACGCGATCGTGGCCTTGGCGCTGGCGTTGTTCTCCTTCAACAAAGGCCTGCCGCTGAGCATCCGCTCGATCTTCTATCCGCTGCTGGGCGAGCGGGTCTGGGGCTGGCCTGGGCATATCGTCGACATCCTCGCCGTGTTCGCGACGCTGTTCGGTCTGGCGACCTCGTTGGGCCTGGGCGCCCAGCAAGCGGCCGCGGGTCTCGAATTCCTGTTCGGCATGCCCAATACCGACACCAGCAAGGTGCTCCTGGTGATCGGTATCACGGTGATCGCGCTGATGTCGGTGCTGGCGGGCCTGGACAAGGGGGTCAAGCGCTTGTCCGAGTTCAACATGGTGCTGGCGCTGCTGTTGTTGCTGTTTATCATCATCGCCGGACCGACCCTGGCCATCGTCACTGGTTTCTTCAGCAACCTCGGCAGTTACCTGGCCTACCTGCCGGCGCTGTCCAACCCGATCGGGCGTGCCGATGTGAACTTCAGCCAGGGCTGGACCGCGTTCTATTGGGCGTGGTGGATCAGCTGGTCGCCCTTCGTCGGCATGTTCATCGCTCGCGTCAGCCGCGGCCGTACCGTGCGTGAATTTCTGACTGCGGTATTGCTGGTCCCTTCGCTGGTCTCGGTGCTGTGGATGACCGCATTCGGTGGCACCGCCCTGGGCCAGTTCGTCACGGACGGGTTCACCGGGGTGCAGGATGCCGCGCTGGAGTTGAAGCTGTTCGCCATGCTCGGCCAGTTGCCATGGACCGAGATCAGCTCCTTCGTAGGCATCCTGCTGGTGGTGGTGTTCTTCGTCACCTCTTCTGACTCCGGGTCGCTGGTCATCGACACCATCACCGCTGGTGGCAAGGTCAACGCGCCGGTGCCTCAGCGGGCGTTCTGGGCCATTCTTCAGGGCGCTGTGGCCATTTCCCTGCTGCTCGGCGGTGGCCTGGTTGCGTTGCAGGCCATGGCCGTGTCGACGGGGCTGCCATTCACCGTCGTGCTGCTGGTGGGGTGTGTGGCCATCGTCAAGGGTTTGATGAGTGAGCCGCGCTAG
- a CDS encoding 3'-5' exonuclease — protein sequence MKRNGRTPAPDWPSLFAELAQTARDPRLARFYQAGTVSADTPLDQAPLLALDVETTGLDSQRDSIVSLGLVPFDVRRIRCRESSYWVVKPVCELSSQSVTFHHITHSDVSDAPRLATVLDELLTMMAGKIMVVHYRNIERGFLDQAMRHLLGEGLQFPVIDTMQLEARLHPRRRRHGWLRHLLNKQRPVSIRLADSRLRYGLPLYQAHHALTDAVATAELLQAQAATHYPPSTPVGELWN from the coding sequence ATGAAGCGTAACGGACGCACGCCAGCCCCCGATTGGCCCAGCCTGTTCGCCGAACTCGCGCAGACGGCCCGCGACCCACGCCTGGCGCGCTTCTATCAGGCCGGCACGGTGAGTGCCGATACGCCGCTGGATCAGGCGCCGCTGCTGGCCCTGGACGTCGAAACCACCGGCCTGGACAGCCAACGCGATTCGATCGTCAGCCTCGGCCTGGTGCCCTTCGACGTGCGCCGCATCCGCTGCCGCGAGTCCAGCTACTGGGTGGTCAAACCCGTCTGCGAGTTGAGCAGCCAGTCGGTCACCTTTCACCACATCACCCACTCGGACGTCAGCGACGCGCCAAGACTGGCCACCGTGCTCGACGAGCTGCTCACCATGATGGCCGGCAAGATCATGGTGGTGCATTACCGCAACATCGAGCGGGGGTTTCTCGACCAGGCGATGCGCCACCTGCTGGGCGAGGGGCTGCAATTCCCCGTGATCGACACCATGCAGCTGGAAGCCCGCCTGCATCCGCGTCGGCGCCGCCACGGCTGGCTGCGCCACCTGCTGAACAAGCAGCGGCCGGTATCGATCCGCCTGGCCGACAGCCGCCTGCGCTACGGTTTGCCGCTGTACCAGGCACACCATGCGCTGACCGATGCCGTGGCCACCGCCGAGCTGTTGCAGGCACAGGCGGCCACGCATTACCCACCCTCGACGCCGGTTGGCGAACTCTGGAACTAA
- a CDS encoding DUF294 nucleotidyltransferase-like domain-containing protein: MQVELLEIRDHLSRFAPFDGLPDDTLDEIARQVEVGYFKAGSDILRYGEPIEDLHYIRSGAVEIYRRNGELYNRLSEGEVFGQFGLLRGHKVRLPARAIEDSLIYFIPGQLFEQLCEANDAFADFVEAEGQSRLKVEEPQGKASELMKIKVRKLVTRRTVSVPLGTSVQQAAQVMTEHGVSSLVILGPPPNAAEASGIQVMTGITTDRDLRTRVLAEGLPLDTPVDRVMSPNPITIQADDSVFEAMLSMLRHNIHHLPVMHRQRPVGVINLSDIIKYESQSSLYLVNSIFNKQSVAELQALLPDLRATFLRMVNEEATAHMIGSAMSGIGRSLTHRLLELAEQRLGPPPVPYCYMVLGSMARDEQLIVTDQDNALVIDNRFDPRIHDEYFLQLASFVSDGLAACGYSYCKGGIMASNPRWRQPLRVWRSYFTQWIEQPNPETLLNSSIFFDLSSAYGEAGLVENLKDLIAQKASSNPLFLASMARNALNRTPPLGFFRTFVMEKDGQQNNIINLKGRGTAPLTDLIRVHALACGSKAQNSLERLDAIAATKLLTEDAITQLRNALEFLSIVRIRHQAMDLLEGREPDNYIEPEKVSANERHNLKSAFQVLSNAQQFLRFRYPGQVQSRPL; the protein is encoded by the coding sequence ATGCAGGTCGAACTGCTCGAAATACGCGACCATCTGAGTCGCTTCGCCCCCTTCGACGGGCTGCCGGACGACACCCTCGACGAAATCGCCCGACAGGTCGAGGTCGGCTATTTCAAGGCCGGCAGCGACATCCTCCGCTATGGCGAACCGATCGAGGACCTGCACTACATCCGCAGCGGCGCGGTGGAGATATACCGACGTAACGGTGAGCTGTACAACCGGCTGTCCGAGGGCGAGGTGTTCGGCCAGTTCGGCCTGCTGCGCGGCCACAAGGTGCGCCTACCGGCACGGGCGATCGAAGACAGCCTGATCTATTTCATTCCCGGCCAGCTGTTCGAACAATTGTGCGAGGCCAATGATGCCTTCGCCGACTTCGTCGAGGCCGAGGGCCAGTCGCGCCTGAAGGTGGAGGAACCCCAGGGCAAGGCCAGCGAGCTGATGAAGATCAAGGTGCGCAAGCTGGTCACCCGGCGCACCGTCAGCGTGCCGCTGGGCACCAGCGTGCAACAGGCCGCTCAGGTGATGACCGAGCATGGCGTCTCCTCGCTGGTGATTCTCGGCCCGCCGCCGAACGCGGCCGAGGCATCCGGCATTCAGGTCATGACCGGCATCACCACCGACCGCGACCTGCGCACGCGGGTATTGGCCGAAGGCCTGCCGCTGGATACGCCGGTCGACCGGGTGATGTCACCCAACCCGATCACCATCCAGGCGGACGATTCGGTGTTCGAGGCCATGCTGAGCATGCTGCGTCACAACATCCACCATTTGCCGGTCATGCATCGCCAGCGCCCGGTCGGCGTGATCAACCTGTCGGACATCATCAAGTACGAGTCGCAGAGCAGCCTGTACCTGGTCAACAGCATCTTCAACAAGCAATCGGTGGCCGAGCTGCAAGCCCTGCTGCCGGACCTGCGCGCGACCTTCCTGCGCATGGTCAACGAAGAGGCCACGGCGCATATGATCGGCAGCGCCATGTCGGGCATCGGCCGCAGCCTGACCCATCGCCTGCTGGAGCTGGCCGAGCAACGGCTCGGACCGCCGCCGGTGCCCTACTGCTACATGGTTCTGGGGTCGATGGCACGCGATGAACAGCTGATCGTCACCGACCAGGACAACGCCCTGGTGATCGACAACCGCTTCGATCCGCGCATCCACGACGAGTACTTCCTGCAACTGGCGAGCTTCGTCAGCGACGGCCTGGCCGCCTGTGGCTACAGCTATTGCAAAGGCGGAATCATGGCCAGCAACCCCCGGTGGCGCCAGCCATTGCGGGTATGGAGAAGCTATTTCACCCAATGGATCGAGCAGCCGAACCCGGAAACCCTGCTCAACAGCTCCATCTTCTTCGACCTCAGCAGCGCCTACGGGGAAGCCGGACTGGTCGAGAATCTCAAGGACCTGATCGCACAGAAGGCCAGCAGCAACCCGCTGTTTCTCGCCAGCATGGCCCGCAACGCGCTCAACCGCACGCCTCCGCTGGGCTTCTTCCGTACCTTCGTGATGGAAAAGGACGGTCAGCAGAACAACATCATCAACCTCAAGGGCCGCGGCACCGCACCGCTTACCGACCTGATTCGCGTGCATGCCCTGGCCTGTGGCTCCAAGGCGCAGAATTCACTGGAGCGCCTGGATGCGATCGCCGCCACCAAGCTGCTGACCGAGGACGCCATCACCCAGTTGCGCAATGCCCTGGAATTCCTCTCGATCGTACGCATTCGCCACCAGGCCATGGACTTGCTGGAAGGTCGCGAACCGGACAACTACATCGAGCCGGAAAAGGTCTCCGCCAACGAGCGGCACAATCTCAAGTCGGCCTTCCAGGTACTGAGCAACGCGCAGCAGTTCCTGCGCTTTCGCTACCCTGGCCAGGTTCAGAGCCGCCCGCTATGA
- a CDS encoding DUF488 domain-containing protein encodes MIRCKRAYEPAGPGDGYRVLVDRLWPRNLRKDALALDDWRKELAPSTELRRAFKTGETTFEAFRDSYRRELAGHPEHWWPLLDVASRGPLTLVYAARDEQQNNARILAQWLEDELERRGEPSSPTCYAGERMA; translated from the coding sequence ATGATCCGTTGCAAACGCGCCTACGAGCCTGCGGGACCCGGCGACGGTTACCGTGTGCTGGTCGATCGGCTCTGGCCGCGCAACCTGCGCAAGGACGCCCTGGCGCTGGACGACTGGCGCAAGGAGCTCGCGCCCTCGACCGAGCTGCGGCGCGCCTTCAAGACCGGGGAAACGACCTTCGAGGCTTTTCGGGACAGCTACCGGCGGGAGCTGGCGGGCCACCCGGAACACTGGTGGCCACTGCTGGACGTTGCGAGCCGGGGGCCGCTGACGCTGGTCTACGCGGCCCGTGACGAACAACAGAACAACGCACGGATCCTGGCCCAGTGGCTGGAAGATGAACTGGAGCGGCGCGGCGAGCCCAGCTCACCGACCTGCTATGCCGGCGAACGGATGGCCTGA
- a CDS encoding CopD family copper resistance protein, translating into MSYSLVHTIHLLAAIFFIGTLFVEVAVLGRVRQQIEPSLMQTVDKAIGARLRVVLHGVVLFVYGAGIGLAWYHRHSLADPFSSSFATLLSLKILLAIGVFFSFGLVALLLRSGRMTPARYRRIHWAIFAQMIGIVLLAKGMFYLHW; encoded by the coding sequence ATGAGCTATTCCCTGGTCCACACCATCCATCTGTTGGCGGCCATCTTCTTCATCGGGACGTTATTCGTCGAGGTGGCGGTGCTCGGTCGCGTTCGCCAGCAGATCGAGCCGTCGCTGATGCAGACGGTGGACAAGGCCATCGGTGCCCGCCTGCGAGTGGTGCTGCACGGGGTGGTGCTGTTCGTCTATGGCGCTGGCATCGGCCTGGCCTGGTATCACCGCCATTCGCTGGCTGACCCTTTCTCCAGCAGTTTCGCGACGCTGCTGTCGCTGAAGATCCTGCTGGCAATCGGCGTGTTTTTCAGCTTCGGCCTGGTCGCCCTGTTGCTGCGCAGCGGGCGCATGACGCCGGCGCGCTATCGGCGCATCCATTGGGCGATCTTCGCCCAGATGATCGGCATCGTGTTGCTGGCCAAGGGCATGTTCTACCTGCACTGGTAG
- a CDS encoding acyl-CoA dehydrogenase family protein produces the protein MHFAYSPRVEALRQQLRAFMDEYIVPRVGAWQMEVAAGAYPVSFMEDLKALARSEGLWNLFLPSLGKDEPGMGLSNLEYAPLAEIMGRVHWASEVFNCNAPDTGNMELLHLFATPAQRERWLKPLLEGEIRSAFAMTEPDVPSSDATNIQTLIRRDGDDYVINGRKWFITNASHPHCKLLIVMGKTDPDADTHRQQSMILVPFDTPGVERVRNIPVMNHLAPEGHCELLLRDVRVPVGNLLGEEGDGFMMAQARLGPGRIHHCMRSIGMAELALELMVERCQERKAFGKYLQQYSNISDWIAESRIEIEQARLLVLKAAWMIDEVGAKAARKEIAMIKALVPRMQTVVVDRAMQVYGAMGLTPDTPLADMWTGGRALRFADGPDQVHLRSIAKMEIKASEAHRGATAPYLTPSSRCRV, from the coding sequence ATGCATTTCGCCTACAGCCCACGTGTCGAAGCGCTGCGCCAACAGCTGCGCGCCTTCATGGACGAGTACATCGTGCCGCGGGTCGGCGCGTGGCAAATGGAGGTCGCCGCCGGGGCCTACCCGGTGTCGTTCATGGAGGATCTGAAGGCGCTGGCGCGCTCGGAGGGTTTGTGGAACCTGTTCCTGCCCTCGCTGGGCAAGGACGAACCGGGCATGGGGCTGAGCAACCTCGAATACGCGCCGCTGGCGGAGATCATGGGCCGCGTGCATTGGGCCTCCGAGGTGTTCAACTGCAATGCGCCGGACACCGGCAACATGGAGCTGCTGCACCTGTTCGCCACGCCGGCGCAGCGCGAGCGCTGGCTCAAGCCGTTGCTCGAAGGCGAGATCCGTTCGGCCTTCGCCATGACCGAGCCGGACGTGCCGTCCTCCGATGCCACCAACATCCAGACGTTGATCCGCCGCGACGGCGACGACTACGTGATCAACGGCCGCAAATGGTTCATCACCAACGCCTCGCACCCCCACTGCAAGCTGCTGATCGTGATGGGCAAGACCGACCCGGACGCCGACACCCACCGGCAACAGAGCATGATCCTGGTGCCCTTCGACACGCCGGGCGTTGAGCGGGTGCGCAATATTCCGGTGATGAACCACCTCGCGCCGGAAGGCCATTGCGAGCTGCTGCTGCGTGACGTGCGGGTACCGGTTGGCAATCTGCTGGGCGAGGAGGGCGACGGCTTCATGATGGCCCAGGCACGGCTCGGACCAGGGCGCATCCACCACTGCATGCGTTCGATCGGCATGGCCGAGTTGGCTCTGGAGCTGATGGTCGAGCGCTGCCAGGAGCGCAAGGCGTTCGGCAAATACTTGCAGCAGTATTCGAACATCAGCGACTGGATCGCCGAGTCGCGTATCGAAATCGAACAGGCGCGCCTGCTGGTGCTCAAGGCCGCCTGGATGATCGACGAAGTCGGCGCCAAGGCGGCGCGCAAGGAAATCGCCATGATCAAGGCGCTGGTACCGCGCATGCAGACCGTCGTGGTCGACCGTGCCATGCAGGTCTACGGCGCCATGGGCCTGACGCCCGATACACCGCTGGCCGACATGTGGACCGGCGGCCGCGCCCTGCGCTTCGCCGACGGCCCGGACCAGGTGCATCTGCGCAGCATCGCCAAGATGGAAATCAAGGCCAGCGAGGCCCATCGCGGTGCAACCGCCCCCTACCTGACACCCTCGAGTCGTTGTCGCGTTTGA
- the nosR gene encoding transcriptional regulator NosR, which translates to MKSRLSLAVGARRAWRLGFVLLLALLLGAAPLEAREYEAEQQRIEQFFPGAKVSAAEGEYQVRTITKGDEVLGYAFQSINVVDIPAYSGKPINIQVLLDPKGVIVDAYVLEHHEPILLVGIPVEKLHAFTAKYKGISVDQRVVVGHSSDESAVTIDAVTGATVTVMVVNEIVMRAAHDVAVSLGLVEDKAGAAQKPATIRQDVFQPANWSELTGNGAIRRLRLTRGDIDQAFKGTEAEGIDEAAPEAASETFIDLYAAEVNPPTIGRNLLGERQYQTLMDGLKPGEHAVAVMASGDYSFKGSGYVRGGIFDRVQLRQFGNVISFHDRDFQRLDDVYAEGIPHFGEMAIFIVREHVAFDPGSPWTLELLVRRQTGPISGVFTSFELPYQMPEAYLERPQPSAEELAAVEEASRPMWVNIWYQKSFQIGVILVALALLTVILFLQDTFARRPRFMHWLRRGYLVFTVVFIGWYALGQLSVVNALTFVHALFQDFRWELFLTDPVIFILWTFTAASILLWGRGVFCGWLCPFGALQELINEAARKLKIPQYELPFAVHERLWAIKYIVLLVLFGISLESMMLAEKAAEVEPFKTAITLQFDRQWWFVAYAVALLVINIFTRKVYCRYICPLGAALAIPTKFRLFDWLKRRKECGNPCQLCAKECEIQAIHPDGHINANECHYCLDCQMTYHNENKCPPLILKNKRSKRGKKAPAGPTLIPVVQVMDPQSDAPERASSQPIV; encoded by the coding sequence ATGAAGTCCCGTCTTTCTCTCGCAGTTGGCGCCAGACGTGCCTGGAGGTTGGGCTTTGTCCTGCTGCTGGCACTGCTGCTGGGCGCCGCCCCGCTCGAGGCGCGCGAGTACGAAGCCGAACAGCAGCGCATCGAGCAGTTCTTTCCAGGCGCCAAGGTCTCTGCCGCCGAAGGCGAGTACCAGGTCCGCACCATCACCAAGGGTGACGAGGTGCTCGGCTACGCCTTCCAGAGCATCAACGTGGTGGACATCCCGGCCTATTCCGGCAAGCCGATCAATATCCAGGTGCTGCTCGACCCCAAGGGCGTGATCGTCGATGCCTACGTGCTCGAGCATCATGAGCCGATCCTGCTGGTCGGCATTCCGGTCGAGAAACTCCACGCCTTCACCGCCAAGTACAAGGGCATCAGCGTCGACCAGAGGGTCGTGGTCGGCCACTCCAGCGACGAGAGCGCCGTCACCATCGATGCGGTCACCGGTGCCACGGTCACTGTCATGGTGGTCAACGAGATCGTCATGCGTGCCGCCCACGATGTCGCGGTGTCGCTCGGGCTTGTGGAAGACAAGGCCGGCGCCGCGCAGAAACCGGCCACGATCCGCCAGGATGTTTTCCAGCCGGCCAACTGGAGCGAGCTGACCGGCAACGGCGCCATCCGCCGCCTGCGCCTGACCCGCGGTGATATCGACCAGGCGTTCAAGGGCACCGAGGCCGAAGGCATCGACGAAGCCGCTCCGGAGGCCGCCAGCGAGACCTTCATCGACCTCTATGCCGCCGAGGTCAATCCGCCGACCATCGGCCGCAACCTGCTAGGCGAGCGCCAGTACCAGACCCTGATGGACGGCCTGAAGCCGGGCGAGCACGCGGTCGCGGTCATGGCCAGCGGCGACTACTCGTTCAAGGGCTCGGGCTATGTGCGCGGCGGCATCTTCGATCGCGTGCAGCTGCGCCAGTTCGGCAACGTCATCAGCTTCCACGATCGCGACTTCCAGCGTCTCGACGACGTCTACGCCGAGGGCATCCCGCACTTCGGCGAGATGGCCATCTTCATCGTCCGCGAACACGTGGCCTTCGACCCGGGTTCGCCCTGGACGCTGGAGCTGCTGGTGCGCCGCCAGACCGGCCCGATCAGTGGCGTGTTCACCAGCTTCGAACTGCCGTACCAGATGCCCGAAGCCTACCTCGAGCGCCCACAGCCGAGCGCCGAGGAGCTGGCCGCGGTCGAAGAAGCCAGCCGGCCGATGTGGGTCAACATCTGGTACCAGAAGAGCTTCCAGATCGGCGTGATCCTGGTCGCCTTGGCGCTGCTGACCGTCATCCTCTTCCTGCAGGACACCTTCGCCCGTCGGCCGCGCTTCATGCACTGGCTGCGCCGTGGCTACCTGGTGTTCACCGTGGTGTTCATCGGCTGGTACGCGCTGGGCCAACTGTCGGTGGTCAACGCGCTGACCTTCGTCCATGCGCTGTTCCAGGACTTCCGTTGGGAGCTGTTCCTCACCGACCCGGTGATCTTCATTCTCTGGACCTTCACCGCCGCCAGCATCCTGCTCTGGGGCCGTGGCGTGTTCTGCGGCTGGCTGTGCCCCTTCGGCGCGTTGCAGGAGCTGATCAACGAGGCTGCGCGCAAGCTGAAGATCCCGCAATACGAGCTGCCGTTCGCCGTGCATGAGCGGCTCTGGGCGATCAAGTACATCGTGCTGCTGGTGCTGTTCGGCATCTCGCTGGAGTCGATGATGCTGGCCGAGAAGGCCGCCGAGGTGGAGCCGTTCAAGACCGCCATTACCCTGCAATTCGATCGCCAGTGGTGGTTCGTCGCCTACGCCGTGGCACTGCTGGTGATCAACATCTTCACCCGCAAGGTGTACTGCCGCTACATCTGCCCGCTGGGCGCGGCGCTGGCGATCCCGACCAAGTTCCGTTTGTTCGACTGGCTCAAGCGCCGCAAGGAATGCGGCAACCCCTGTCAGCTGTGCGCCAAGGAATGCGAGATCCAGGCGATCCATCCGGACGGCCACATCAATGCCAACGAGTGCCACTACTGCCTCGATTGCCAGATGACCTACCACAACGAAAACAAGTGCCCGCCGCTGATCCTGAAGAACAAGCGCAGCAAGCGCGGCAAGAAGGCACCTGCCGGCCCGACCTTGATTCCCGTAGTGCAAGTGATGGACCCCCAGAGCGATGCGCCCGAGCGCGCGAGCTCGCAACCGATCGTTTGA